The Anopheles merus strain MAF chromosome 2L, AmerM5.1, whole genome shotgun sequence genome has a segment encoding these proteins:
- the LOC121592041 gene encoding unconventional myosin-Va isoform X4, which yields MSSVELYVKDARVWIPHPETVWEGAVVAQDYKQDDKQLKLVTDRGVEHTVPLKTPADLPPLRNPTILIGQNDLTALSYLHEPDVLYNLEVRFCDRQAIYTYCGIVLVAINPYAELPLYGPDLIRAYRGHAMGELEPHIFAVSEEAYAKLEREKCDISIIVSGESGAGKTVSAKYAMRYFAAVGGSESETQIEKKVLASSPIMEAIGNAKTTRNDNSSRFGKFTKLLFLNNHSMALTGGTMQTYLLEKSRVCFQAPGERNYHIFYQLCAGREQWPELMLDHQDKFHFLNQGQSPNISKLSDRDQFEDTLGALKTLGFDDAEIGDIMKVVASVLHLGNVVFNHRQKSQTSEVDSEACSIASNDLHLNVACDILQLDRGELRKWLVTRQIESMNDSVLIPMNKQTAEATRDALAKHIYAELFQHIVQKINRNLAGSKKQNCCFIGVLDIYGFETFDVNSFEQFCINYANEKLQQQFNQHVFKLEQEQYLREGIEWKMIDFYDNQPCIDLIESKLGILDLLDEECRMPRGSDESWVGKLMEKCGKYPHFDRPRFGTSAFLIKHFSDTVQYESRGFLEKNRDTVSRELVSVLKASGMRLCQRLMVAQEEGGGDGDAKTAPAAGVKIMVSAARTQSVDKKKKPMTQKQQRKTVGSQFRESLTQLITTLHNTTPHYVRCIKPNDDKAPFKWEAPKIVQQLRACGVLETVRISAAGFPSRWKYEDFYERYRLLCKRAQIVDWHVKATCTNIVRNWLLDEDKYRLGNTQIFFRAGQVAYLEQVRSDTRKKHIIVVQSLIRRFVCRRRYLRLKQTALGLQRHARGMLARKRADNLRKNRAAIIIQRYTRGWLQRKKYVQIRTAILGLQTRARGFMARRKFRAVLDNYKATEVQRFCRGYLARRRYRARLDHIIKCQAAVRRFLARRAFKKLKAEARTVAHIQKMYKGLENKIIELQQRHDVLSKENAALKKQNVEVVEMRQKLDGMKRLEGELKLLQLQLVQKDEKLMLSIRQLEGERDEKMQLLEEKQREEEDRARERDAFEQELAKVRREVTEITAVTQIEQARLVSQADTEEIHAAYQRTVKDKDVLENENVALRQEVRRLQRIMADSHELKTHSRSVSNASSTNEEDYGYTSGRNTLDIRRASPHPYEDPSDSTVGESPEKDQTAIILRMRKLFEEEKSKSEQLRKELARLKKSSTFSTEDSIRASELEVENEKLRQDYNLLRNSIKRGVESREMDAQYGALQEELKRRREECISLKAVLAQQSQSLRSLGQTANGAETSLRIHDEGELMEAFQAQKLVNRQLESELRAITDANNETLVENNRIIDGLRTENGELQAILQQRVEQVGEEVDLETVRQNEQYLRHELKKSTAAYVELQEQLNELLAKNNELLKKNNILSNRLRDHGLNDSILMNDEFHSMVAVVKKQTQSSQGILKYRQEDESKIMQRLVTDLKPRVAVTLAPSLPAYVVFMCIRYTDLVNMDQLVRSLLTRFVQMIKRLYRGANSVEVRVMWLANTLTLHNLMKQFGGYKDYMKYNTDVQNAQQLKNFDLAEYRQVIHETIISMHSVLIRQVQESLKQYIVPAILHHDETARGKSRRTMSLDISPEQGRSEPELLVQQLGCVYNHLSSFGLEGCYIEQIFKQLMHYICAVSVNNLMLRGDLCMWKTGMKLRYNMGCLDDWVRKMKMGPDVMKPFLPLNQISSILQARKTEEDVHTLLELSTALSTAQVLKIIKSYKTDDCENQIRPAFIEKLTQQLNLRSEQRESDTYMMDEELVSPLVVLFKYSEINLEEIDLPPELNLEGLVTKI from the exons ATGTCGTCGGTGGAGTTGTACGTAAAG GATGCCCGGGTCTGGATACCTCACCCGGAGACGGTTTGGGAAGGCGCCGTCGTCGCCCAGGACTACAAGCAGGACGACAAACAGCTCAAGCTAGTCACCGACCGTGGCGTAGAGCACACGGTCCCACTGAAAACCCCGGCCGATCTGCCTCCCCTCCGCAACCCTACCATCCTGATCGGGCAGAATGATCTCACCGCCCTGTCCTACCTGCACGAGCCGGACGTGCTGTACAATCTCGAGGTGCGGTTCTGTGACCGGCAGGCGATCTACACCTACTGCGGCATCGTGCTCGTTGCGATCAACCCGTACGCCGAGCTGCCCCTGTACGGGCCCGACCTGATCCGCGCCTACCGGGGCCATGCGATGGGCGAGCTGGAGCCGCACATCTTCGCCGTGTCGGAGGAAGCGTACGCCAAGCTGGAGCGGGAAAAGTGTGACATCAGCATCATCGTGAGTGGCGAGTCCGGTGCGGGCAAGACGGTTTCGGCGAAGTACGCGATGCGCTACTTTGCCGCCGTCGGTGGCAGCGAGTCGGAGACGCAGATCGAGAAGAAAGTGCTGGCGAGCAGCCCGATCATGGAGGCGATCGGTAATGCGAAGACGACGCGCAACGACAACAGCTCCCGGTTCGGGAAGTTCACCAAGCTGCTGTTCCTGAACAACCATTCGATGGCGCTGACGGGCGGTACGATGCAGACGTATCTGCTGGAGAAGTCGCGCGTCTGCTTTCAGGCACCGGGCGAACGGAACTATCACATCTTCTACCAGCTGTGTGCTGGGCGGGAGCAGTGGCCCGAGCTGATGCTGGACCATCAGGACAAGTTTCACTTCCTCAACCAGGGCCAGTCGCCGAACATTAGCAAGCTGTCGGATAGGGATCAGTTTGAGGATACGCTGGGTGCGCTCAAGACGCTCGGGTTTGATGATGCGGAGATTGGGGACATTATGAAGGTGGTCGCGTCGGTGCTGCATCTGGGGAATGTGGTGTTTAACCACCGGCAGAAGAGCCAAACGTCCGAGGTGGACAGTGAGGCGTGCTCGATAGCGAGCAACGATTTGCATCTGAACGTTGCCTGCGACATTCTGCAGCTGGATAGGGGCGAGCTGCGCAAGTGGCTCGTGACGCGCCAGATCGAGTCGATGAACGACAGCGTGCTGATACCGATGAACAAGCAGACGGCCGAGGCGACGCGGGACGCACTGGCGAAGCACATCTACGCGGAGCTGTTTCAGCACATTGTGCAGAAGATTAATCGCAATTTGGCGGGCAGCAAGAAGCAAAACTGTTGCTTCATAG GTGTGCTCGACATCTACGGCTTCGAAACGTTCGACGTCAACTCGTTCGAGCAGTTCTGCATCAACTACGCGAACGagaagctgcagcagcagtttAATCAGCACGTGTTTAAGCTCGAGCAGGAGCAGTACCTGCGCGAGGGCATCGAGTGGAAGATGATTGACTTCTACGACAACCAGCCGTGCATCGATCTGATCGAGTCGAAGCTCGGCATACTGGACCTGCTGGACGAGGAGTGCCGGATGCCGCGGGGCAGCGACGAATCGTGGGTCGGCAAGCTGATGGAAAAGTGCGGCAAGTATCCGCACTTCGACCGGCCCCGGTTCGGCACGAGCGCGTTCCTGATCAAACACTTCTCCGACACGGTGCAGTACGAGTCGCGCGGCTTTCTCGAGAAGAACCGGGACACGGTTTCGCGGGAGCTGGTGAGCGTGCTGAAAGCGTCCGGGATGCGGCTCTGCCAGCGGTTGATGGTAGCGCAGGAGGAGGGTGGTGGCGACGGGGATGCGAAGACCGCACCGGCGGCTGGGGTGAAGATTATGGTTAGTGCGGCAAGAACGCAG TCGGTggataagaagaaaaag CCGATGACTCAGAAGCAGCAGCGAAAAACGGTCGGTTCGCAGTTCCGCGAGAGCTTGACACAGCTGATAACGACACTGCACAACACGACGCCCCACTATGTGCGCTGTATTAAG CCCAACGACGACAAAGCACCGTTCAAATGGGAAGCACCCAAGATCGTGCAGCAGCTGCGGGCCTGCGGCGTGCTCGAAACGGTCCGCATATCGGCCGCCGGCTTCCCGTCCCGCTGGAAGTACGAGGACTTTTACGAACGCTACAGGCTGCTGTGCAAGCGGGCCCAGATCGTGGACTGGCACGTGAAGGCCACCTGCACGAACATCGTGCGCAACTGGCTGCTGGACGAGGACAAGTACCGGCTGGGCAATACGCAGATCTTTTTCCGTGCCGGGCAGGTCGCTTACCTGGAGCAGGTGCGCAGCGACACGCGCAAGAAGCACATCATCGTGGTGCAGTCGCTGATCCGGCGGTTCGTCTGTCGGCGCCGGTACCTGCGGTTAAAGCAGACGGCACTGGGACTGCAGCGCCACGCGCGCGGAATGCTGGCCAGAAA ACGCGCGGATAATCTGCGCAAAAACCGTGCCGCCATCATCATCCAGCGGTACACGCGCGGCTGGCTGCAGCGCAAGAAGTATGTGCAGATCCGCACAGCCATACTGGGGCTGCAAACGCGTGCCCGCGGCTTCATGGCCCGGCGCAAGTTTCGCGCAGTGCTCGACAACTACAAGGCGACCGAGGTGCAGCGCTTCTGCCGCGGTTACCTGGCCCGCCGACGGTACCGGGCACGGTTGGACCACATTATCAAGTGTCAGGCCGCGGTGCGGCGGTTCCTGGCCCGGCGCGCGTTCAAGAAGCTGAAGGCGGAGGCGCGCACCGTCGCCCACATCCAGAAGATGTACAAGGGGCTGGAGAACAAGATCATcgagctgcagcagcggcacgacgTACTGTCGAAGGAAAACGCCGCGCTGAAGAAGCAAAACGTGGAGGTGGTCGAGATGCGCCAGAAGCTGGACGGCATGAAGCGGCTGGAGGGTGagctgaagctgctgcagctgcagctggtgCAGAAGGACGAAAAGCTGATGCTGTCGATCCGCCAGCTCGAGGGCGAGCGGGACGAGAAGATGCAGCTGCTCGAGGAGAAGCAGCGCGAGGAGGAGGACCGGGCCCGGGAGCGGGACGCGTTCGAGCAGGAGCTGGCGAAGGTGCGGCGCGAGGTGACGGAGATCACGGCCGTCACGCAGATCGAACAGGCGCGGTTGGTGTCGCAGGCGGACACGGAGGAGATTCATGCCGCCTACCAGCGCACGGTGAAGGACAAGGACGTGCTGGAGAACGAGAATGTCGCGCTGCGGCAGGAGGTGCGCCGGCTGCAGCGCATTATGGCGGACTCGCATGAGCTGAAAACTCATTCACGCTCCGTCAGCAATGCGTCCAGCACGAACGAGGAGGACTACGGCTACACGTCCGGGCGGAACACGCTGGACATTCGGCGTGCCTCGCCCCATCCATACGAAG ACCCTTCGGATTCGACTGTAGGCGAGTCGCCCGAGAAAGACCAAACGGCCATCATACTGCGCATGCGCAAACTGTTCGAGGAGGAAAAGTCCAAGAGCGAGCAGCTGCGGAAGGAGCTCGCCCGGCTGAAGAAATCCTCCACCTTCAGCACGGAAGACTCGATCCGTGCGTCCGAGCTGGAGGTTGAGAACGAGAAGCTGCGCCAGGACTACAACCTGCTGCGCAACAGCATCAAGCGCGGCGTCGAGTCGCGCGAAATGGACGCCCAGTACGGGGCGCTGCAGGAGGAGCTGAAGCGCCGCCGGGAGGAGTGCATCTCGCTGAAGGCCGTCCTGGCGCAGCAGAGCCAATCGCTGCGCTCGCTCGGCCAAACGGCAAACGGGGCCGAAACGAGCCTGCGGATACACGACGAGGGCGAGCTGATGGAAGCGTTCCAGGCGCAGAAGCTGGTCAACCGGCAGCTCGAGTCGGAGCTGCGCGCCATCACCGACGCGAACAACGAAACGCTCGTCGAGAACAATCGCATCATCGACGGGTTGCGGACGGAGAACGGGGAGCTGCAGGCGATACTGCAGCAGCGCGTGGAGCAGGTCGGGGAGGAGGTGGACCTGGAGACGGTGCGGCAGAATGAGCAGTATCTGCGGCACGAGCTGAAGAAGTCGACGGCGGCGTACGTGGAGCTGCAGGAGCAGCTGAACGAGCTGCTGGCCAAGAACAATGAGCTGCTGAAGAAGAACAACATCCTGTCGAACCGGTTGCGCGATCACGGGCTGAACGATTCCATCCTGATGAACGACGAGTTCCACAgcatggtggcggtggtgaaGAAGCAGACGCAGTCGTCCCAGGGCATACTGAAGTACCGGCAGGAGGACGAGAGCAAGATTATGCAGCGGCTGGTGACGGACCTGAAGCCGCGGGTCGCTGTGACGCTTGCGCCGAGCCTGCCCGCGTACGTAGTGTTTATGTGCATCCGGTACACGGATCTAGTCAACATGGATCAGCTCGTGCGGTCGCTGCTGACGCGCTTCGTGCAGATGATCAAGCGGCTGTACCGGGGCGCGAACTCGGTGGAGGTGCGCGTCATGTGGCTCGCAAATACGCTCAC GCTACACAATCTAATGAAACAGTTCGGCGGCTACAAAGACTACATGAAGTACAACACGGACGTGCAGAACGCGCAGCAGCTGAAAAACTTTGACCTGGCCGAGTATCGGCAGGTCATCCACGAAACGATCATCTCGATGCACAGTGTGCTGATCCGGCAGGTGCAGGAAAGCCTGAAGCAGTACATTGTGCCCGCCATACTGCACCACGACGAGACGGCGCGGGGCAAGAGCCGGCGCACGATGTCGCTGGACATTTCGCCCGAGCAGGGCCGGTCCGAGCCGGagctgctggtgcagcagcTCGGCTGCGTGTACAACCATCTGAGCAGCTTCGGGCTGGAGGGATGCTACATCGAGCAGATCTTCAAGCAGCTGATGCACTACATCTGCGCCGTGTCGGTGAACAATCTGATGCTGCGCGGCGACCTGTGCATGTGGAAGACGGGCATGAAGCTGCGGTACAATATGGGCTGCCTGGACGACTGGGTGCGCAAGATGAAGATGGGCCCGGACGTGATGAAACCGTTCCTGCCGCTCAACCAGATCTCGTCGATACTGCAGGCCCGCAAGACGGAGGAGGACGTGCATACGCTGCTGGAGCTCAGCACGGCCCTGTCGACCGCGCAGGTGTTGAAG ATCATCAAATCGTACAAGACGGACGATTGCGAGAACCAGATCCGGCCGGCCTTCATTGAGAAGCTCACGCAGCAGCTGAACCTGCGCTCGGAGCAGCGCGAATCCGACACGTACATGATGGACGAGGAGCTCGTCAGCCCGCTGGTCGTGCTGTTCAAGTACAGCGAAATCAACCTGGAGGAGATTGACTTGCCGCCGGAGCTGAATCTGGAGGGTTTGGTTACCAAGATCTAG
- the LOC121592041 gene encoding unconventional myosin-Va isoform X1 encodes MSSVELYVKDARVWIPHPETVWEGAVVAQDYKQDDKQLKLVTDRGVEHTVPLKTPADLPPLRNPTILIGQNDLTALSYLHEPDVLYNLEVRFCDRQAIYTYCGIVLVAINPYAELPLYGPDLIRAYRGHAMGELEPHIFAVSEEAYAKLEREKCDISIIVSGESGAGKTVSAKYAMRYFAAVGGSESETQIEKKVLASSPIMEAIGNAKTTRNDNSSRFGKFTKLLFLNNHSMALTGGTMQTYLLEKSRVCFQAPGERNYHIFYQLCAGREQWPELMLDHQDKFHFLNQGQSPNISKLSDRDQFEDTLGALKTLGFDDAEIGDIMKVVASVLHLGNVVFNHRQKSQTSEVDSEACSIASNDLHLNVACDILQLDRGELRKWLVTRQIESMNDSVLIPMNKQTAEATRDALAKHIYAELFQHIVQKINRNLAGSKKQNCCFIGVLDIYGFETFDVNSFEQFCINYANEKLQQQFNQHVFKLEQEQYLREGIEWKMIDFYDNQPCIDLIESKLGILDLLDEECRMPRGSDESWVGKLMEKCGKYPHFDRPRFGTSAFLIKHFSDTVQYESRGFLEKNRDTVSRELVSVLKASGMRLCQRLMVAQEEGGGDGDAKTAPAAGVKIMVSAARTQSVDKKKKPMTQKQQRKTVGSQFRESLTQLITTLHNTTPHYVRCIKPNDDKAPFKWEAPKIVQQLRACGVLETVRISAAGFPSRWKYEDFYERYRLLCKRAQIVDWHVKATCTNIVRNWLLDEDKYRLGNTQIFFRAGQVAYLEQVRSDTRKKHIIVVQSLIRRFVCRRRYLRLKQTALGLQRHARGMLARKRADNLRKNRAAIIIQRYTRGWLQRKKYVQIRTAILGLQTRARGFMARRKFRAVLDNYKATEVQRFCRGYLARRRYRARLDHIIKCQAAVRRFLARRAFKKLKAEARTVAHIQKMYKGLENKIIELQQRHDVLSKENAALKKQNVEVVEMRQKLDGMKRLEGELKLLQLQLVQKDEKLMLSIRQLEGERDEKMQLLEEKQREEEDRARERDAFEQELAKVRREVTEITAVTQIEQARLVSQADTEEIHAAYQRTVKDKDVLENENVALRQEVRRLQRIMADSHELKTHSRSVSNASSTNEEDYGYTSGRNTLDIRRASPHPYEGDAGGAGGGSAGRGSHRSGGGSVGSNYSVSSTIVASHGESRREEKRHPFVDYERVYRTPPDAIGMLKDPSDSTVGESPEKDQTAIILRMRKLFEEEKSKSEQLRKELARLKKSSTFSTEDSIRASELEVENEKLRQDYNLLRNSIKRGVESREMDAQYGALQEELKRRREECISLKAVLAQQSQSLRSLGQTANGAETSLRIHDEGELMEAFQAQKLVNRQLESELRAITDANNETLVENNRIIDGLRTENGELQAILQQRVEQVGEEVDLETVRQNEQYLRHELKKSTAAYVELQEQLNELLAKNNELLKKNNILSNRLRDHGLNDSILMNDEFHSMVAVVKKQTQSSQGILKYRQEDESKIMQRLVTDLKPRVAVTLAPSLPAYVVFMCIRYTDLVNMDQLVRSLLTRFVQMIKRLYRGANSVEVRVMWLANTLTLHNLMKQFGGYKDYMKYNTDVQNAQQLKNFDLAEYRQVIHETIISMHSVLIRQVQESLKQYIVPAILHHDETARGKSRRTMSLDISPEQGRSEPELLVQQLGCVYNHLSSFGLEGCYIEQIFKQLMHYICAVSVNNLMLRGDLCMWKTGMKLRYNMGCLDDWVRKMKMGPDVMKPFLPLNQISSILQARKTEEDVHTLLELSTALSTAQVLKIIKSYKTDDCENQIRPAFIEKLTQQLNLRSEQRESDTYMMDEELVSPLVVLFKYSEINLEEIDLPPELNLEGLVTKI; translated from the exons ATGTCGTCGGTGGAGTTGTACGTAAAG GATGCCCGGGTCTGGATACCTCACCCGGAGACGGTTTGGGAAGGCGCCGTCGTCGCCCAGGACTACAAGCAGGACGACAAACAGCTCAAGCTAGTCACCGACCGTGGCGTAGAGCACACGGTCCCACTGAAAACCCCGGCCGATCTGCCTCCCCTCCGCAACCCTACCATCCTGATCGGGCAGAATGATCTCACCGCCCTGTCCTACCTGCACGAGCCGGACGTGCTGTACAATCTCGAGGTGCGGTTCTGTGACCGGCAGGCGATCTACACCTACTGCGGCATCGTGCTCGTTGCGATCAACCCGTACGCCGAGCTGCCCCTGTACGGGCCCGACCTGATCCGCGCCTACCGGGGCCATGCGATGGGCGAGCTGGAGCCGCACATCTTCGCCGTGTCGGAGGAAGCGTACGCCAAGCTGGAGCGGGAAAAGTGTGACATCAGCATCATCGTGAGTGGCGAGTCCGGTGCGGGCAAGACGGTTTCGGCGAAGTACGCGATGCGCTACTTTGCCGCCGTCGGTGGCAGCGAGTCGGAGACGCAGATCGAGAAGAAAGTGCTGGCGAGCAGCCCGATCATGGAGGCGATCGGTAATGCGAAGACGACGCGCAACGACAACAGCTCCCGGTTCGGGAAGTTCACCAAGCTGCTGTTCCTGAACAACCATTCGATGGCGCTGACGGGCGGTACGATGCAGACGTATCTGCTGGAGAAGTCGCGCGTCTGCTTTCAGGCACCGGGCGAACGGAACTATCACATCTTCTACCAGCTGTGTGCTGGGCGGGAGCAGTGGCCCGAGCTGATGCTGGACCATCAGGACAAGTTTCACTTCCTCAACCAGGGCCAGTCGCCGAACATTAGCAAGCTGTCGGATAGGGATCAGTTTGAGGATACGCTGGGTGCGCTCAAGACGCTCGGGTTTGATGATGCGGAGATTGGGGACATTATGAAGGTGGTCGCGTCGGTGCTGCATCTGGGGAATGTGGTGTTTAACCACCGGCAGAAGAGCCAAACGTCCGAGGTGGACAGTGAGGCGTGCTCGATAGCGAGCAACGATTTGCATCTGAACGTTGCCTGCGACATTCTGCAGCTGGATAGGGGCGAGCTGCGCAAGTGGCTCGTGACGCGCCAGATCGAGTCGATGAACGACAGCGTGCTGATACCGATGAACAAGCAGACGGCCGAGGCGACGCGGGACGCACTGGCGAAGCACATCTACGCGGAGCTGTTTCAGCACATTGTGCAGAAGATTAATCGCAATTTGGCGGGCAGCAAGAAGCAAAACTGTTGCTTCATAG GTGTGCTCGACATCTACGGCTTCGAAACGTTCGACGTCAACTCGTTCGAGCAGTTCTGCATCAACTACGCGAACGagaagctgcagcagcagtttAATCAGCACGTGTTTAAGCTCGAGCAGGAGCAGTACCTGCGCGAGGGCATCGAGTGGAAGATGATTGACTTCTACGACAACCAGCCGTGCATCGATCTGATCGAGTCGAAGCTCGGCATACTGGACCTGCTGGACGAGGAGTGCCGGATGCCGCGGGGCAGCGACGAATCGTGGGTCGGCAAGCTGATGGAAAAGTGCGGCAAGTATCCGCACTTCGACCGGCCCCGGTTCGGCACGAGCGCGTTCCTGATCAAACACTTCTCCGACACGGTGCAGTACGAGTCGCGCGGCTTTCTCGAGAAGAACCGGGACACGGTTTCGCGGGAGCTGGTGAGCGTGCTGAAAGCGTCCGGGATGCGGCTCTGCCAGCGGTTGATGGTAGCGCAGGAGGAGGGTGGTGGCGACGGGGATGCGAAGACCGCACCGGCGGCTGGGGTGAAGATTATGGTTAGTGCGGCAAGAACGCAG TCGGTggataagaagaaaaag CCGATGACTCAGAAGCAGCAGCGAAAAACGGTCGGTTCGCAGTTCCGCGAGAGCTTGACACAGCTGATAACGACACTGCACAACACGACGCCCCACTATGTGCGCTGTATTAAG CCCAACGACGACAAAGCACCGTTCAAATGGGAAGCACCCAAGATCGTGCAGCAGCTGCGGGCCTGCGGCGTGCTCGAAACGGTCCGCATATCGGCCGCCGGCTTCCCGTCCCGCTGGAAGTACGAGGACTTTTACGAACGCTACAGGCTGCTGTGCAAGCGGGCCCAGATCGTGGACTGGCACGTGAAGGCCACCTGCACGAACATCGTGCGCAACTGGCTGCTGGACGAGGACAAGTACCGGCTGGGCAATACGCAGATCTTTTTCCGTGCCGGGCAGGTCGCTTACCTGGAGCAGGTGCGCAGCGACACGCGCAAGAAGCACATCATCGTGGTGCAGTCGCTGATCCGGCGGTTCGTCTGTCGGCGCCGGTACCTGCGGTTAAAGCAGACGGCACTGGGACTGCAGCGCCACGCGCGCGGAATGCTGGCCAGAAA ACGCGCGGATAATCTGCGCAAAAACCGTGCCGCCATCATCATCCAGCGGTACACGCGCGGCTGGCTGCAGCGCAAGAAGTATGTGCAGATCCGCACAGCCATACTGGGGCTGCAAACGCGTGCCCGCGGCTTCATGGCCCGGCGCAAGTTTCGCGCAGTGCTCGACAACTACAAGGCGACCGAGGTGCAGCGCTTCTGCCGCGGTTACCTGGCCCGCCGACGGTACCGGGCACGGTTGGACCACATTATCAAGTGTCAGGCCGCGGTGCGGCGGTTCCTGGCCCGGCGCGCGTTCAAGAAGCTGAAGGCGGAGGCGCGCACCGTCGCCCACATCCAGAAGATGTACAAGGGGCTGGAGAACAAGATCATcgagctgcagcagcggcacgacgTACTGTCGAAGGAAAACGCCGCGCTGAAGAAGCAAAACGTGGAGGTGGTCGAGATGCGCCAGAAGCTGGACGGCATGAAGCGGCTGGAGGGTGagctgaagctgctgcagctgcagctggtgCAGAAGGACGAAAAGCTGATGCTGTCGATCCGCCAGCTCGAGGGCGAGCGGGACGAGAAGATGCAGCTGCTCGAGGAGAAGCAGCGCGAGGAGGAGGACCGGGCCCGGGAGCGGGACGCGTTCGAGCAGGAGCTGGCGAAGGTGCGGCGCGAGGTGACGGAGATCACGGCCGTCACGCAGATCGAACAGGCGCGGTTGGTGTCGCAGGCGGACACGGAGGAGATTCATGCCGCCTACCAGCGCACGGTGAAGGACAAGGACGTGCTGGAGAACGAGAATGTCGCGCTGCGGCAGGAGGTGCGCCGGCTGCAGCGCATTATGGCGGACTCGCATGAGCTGAAAACTCATTCACGCTCCGTCAGCAATGCGTCCAGCACGAACGAGGAGGACTACGGCTACACGTCCGGGCGGAACACGCTGGACATTCGGCGTGCCTCGCCCCATCCATACGAAGGTGACGCAGGTGGCGCTGGTGGGGGAAGCGCTGGTCGGGGGAGTCACCGCAGCGGCGGTGGTTCTGTTGGTAGTAATTATAGCGTTAGTAGTACAATTGTCGCTAGTCATGGTGAGTCACGCAGGGAGGAGAAACGACATCCGTTCGTGGATTACGAGCGGGTGTACCGGACGCCGCCCGATGCGATCGGTATGCTGAAAG ACCCTTCGGATTCGACTGTAGGCGAGTCGCCCGAGAAAGACCAAACGGCCATCATACTGCGCATGCGCAAACTGTTCGAGGAGGAAAAGTCCAAGAGCGAGCAGCTGCGGAAGGAGCTCGCCCGGCTGAAGAAATCCTCCACCTTCAGCACGGAAGACTCGATCCGTGCGTCCGAGCTGGAGGTTGAGAACGAGAAGCTGCGCCAGGACTACAACCTGCTGCGCAACAGCATCAAGCGCGGCGTCGAGTCGCGCGAAATGGACGCCCAGTACGGGGCGCTGCAGGAGGAGCTGAAGCGCCGCCGGGAGGAGTGCATCTCGCTGAAGGCCGTCCTGGCGCAGCAGAGCCAATCGCTGCGCTCGCTCGGCCAAACGGCAAACGGGGCCGAAACGAGCCTGCGGATACACGACGAGGGCGAGCTGATGGAAGCGTTCCAGGCGCAGAAGCTGGTCAACCGGCAGCTCGAGTCGGAGCTGCGCGCCATCACCGACGCGAACAACGAAACGCTCGTCGAGAACAATCGCATCATCGACGGGTTGCGGACGGAGAACGGGGAGCTGCAGGCGATACTGCAGCAGCGCGTGGAGCAGGTCGGGGAGGAGGTGGACCTGGAGACGGTGCGGCAGAATGAGCAGTATCTGCGGCACGAGCTGAAGAAGTCGACGGCGGCGTACGTGGAGCTGCAGGAGCAGCTGAACGAGCTGCTGGCCAAGAACAATGAGCTGCTGAAGAAGAACAACATCCTGTCGAACCGGTTGCGCGATCACGGGCTGAACGATTCCATCCTGATGAACGACGAGTTCCACAgcatggtggcggtggtgaaGAAGCAGACGCAGTCGTCCCAGGGCATACTGAAGTACCGGCAGGAGGACGAGAGCAAGATTATGCAGCGGCTGGTGACGGACCTGAAGCCGCGGGTCGCTGTGACGCTTGCGCCGAGCCTGCCCGCGTACGTAGTGTTTATGTGCATCCGGTACACGGATCTAGTCAACATGGATCAGCTCGTGCGGTCGCTGCTGACGCGCTTCGTGCAGATGATCAAGCGGCTGTACCGGGGCGCGAACTCGGTGGAGGTGCGCGTCATGTGGCTCGCAAATACGCTCAC GCTACACAATCTAATGAAACAGTTCGGCGGCTACAAAGACTACATGAAGTACAACACGGACGTGCAGAACGCGCAGCAGCTGAAAAACTTTGACCTGGCCGAGTATCGGCAGGTCATCCACGAAACGATCATCTCGATGCACAGTGTGCTGATCCGGCAGGTGCAGGAAAGCCTGAAGCAGTACATTGTGCCCGCCATACTGCACCACGACGAGACGGCGCGGGGCAAGAGCCGGCGCACGATGTCGCTGGACATTTCGCCCGAGCAGGGCCGGTCCGAGCCGGagctgctggtgcagcagcTCGGCTGCGTGTACAACCATCTGAGCAGCTTCGGGCTGGAGGGATGCTACATCGAGCAGATCTTCAAGCAGCTGATGCACTACATCTGCGCCGTGTCGGTGAACAATCTGATGCTGCGCGGCGACCTGTGCATGTGGAAGACGGGCATGAAGCTGCGGTACAATATGGGCTGCCTGGACGACTGGGTGCGCAAGATGAAGATGGGCCCGGACGTGATGAAACCGTTCCTGCCGCTCAACCAGATCTCGTCGATACTGCAGGCCCGCAAGACGGAGGAGGACGTGCATACGCTGCTGGAGCTCAGCACGGCCCTGTCGACCGCGCAGGTGTTGAAG ATCATCAAATCGTACAAGACGGACGATTGCGAGAACCAGATCCGGCCGGCCTTCATTGAGAAGCTCACGCAGCAGCTGAACCTGCGCTCGGAGCAGCGCGAATCCGACACGTACATGATGGACGAGGAGCTCGTCAGCCCGCTGGTCGTGCTGTTCAAGTACAGCGAAATCAACCTGGAGGAGATTGACTTGCCGCCGGAGCTGAATCTGGAGGGTTTGGTTACCAAGATCTAG